The Mugil cephalus isolate CIBA_MC_2020 chromosome 19, CIBA_Mcephalus_1.1, whole genome shotgun sequence genome has a window encoding:
- the LOC124996157 gene encoding proteinase-activated receptor 3 codes for MGKVLLLVVVLVLLTGATLQDDGHSKKARPRTFFGDLVTVAKPDLNGTQAPFSSSHPPALELQHNSTAAYLQGALSTRVIPIIYILIVTFGIPANVGILCLLATKIRKVSSAILYCSLAVSDLLLLLSLLFKTHYHLLGNNWVLGEAACRVVTACFYGNLYCSALTLACISIKRYLAVVYPFTYKSFPKRTCTTWVSLAVWALFVAAIIPELVTQQTYLLPQLNRTTCHDVLALKRDTYQYLLSYNVVLGVLGLLMPLVVATVCFSRIICELSRSHRDWTMYIRTSSLVFGIFLVCFIPAGVLHLVHYAQLFADGTQSVYIYFNVAVCLCCLHACLDPFLFVFMSRSSGNRLHLTTSKGKSLSVSI; via the exons ATGGGGAAAGTTCTTCTCCTCGTTGTCGTTCTGGTTCTACTGACGGGCGCGACGCTTCAAGATGATG gCCACAGTAAGAAAGCAAGGCCCAGAACATTTTTTGGGGACCTAGTCACTGTGGCTAAACCCGACCTCAATGGGACCCAGGCTCCCTTTTCCAGTTCTCACCCTCCAGCCCTGGAGCTGCAGCACAACAGCACCGCGGCGTACCTCCAGGGCGCCCTGAGCACCCGGGTCATCCCCATTATTTACATACTGATTGTTACTTTCGGGATCCCCGCCAACGTTGGCATCCTGTGCCTGCTGGCCACCAAAATACGAAAGGTGTCCTCGGCCATCCTCTACTGCAGCCTGGCCGTctccgacctcctcctcctcctctccctgctATTCAAGACTCACTACCATCTCCTTGGCAACAACTGGGTCCTCGGCGAGGCCGCCTGCAGGGTGGTCACGGCCTGTTTCTATGGCAACCTCTACTGCTCGGCCCTGACGCTGGCCTGCATCAGCATCAAGCGCTACCTCGCCGTCGTGTACCCGTTCACGTACAAGAGCTTCCCCAAGAGGACGTGCACCACCTGGGTCAGCCTGGCCGTGTGGGCGTTGTTTGTGGCCGCCATCATCCCCGAGCTCGTCACCCAGCAGACCTACTTGCTCCCCCAGCTCAACCGAACCACCTGCCACGACGTCCTGGCCCTGAAGAGGGACACCTACCAATACCTGCTCTCCTACAACGTGGTCCTCGGCGTCCTCGGGCTCCTGATGCCGCTGGTGGTCGCGACCGTGTGCTTCTCCCGGATCATCTGCGAGCTCAGCCGATCCCACCGCGACTGGACCATGTACATCCGGACCAGCTCCCTGGTGTTCGGCATCTTCCTGGTGTGCTTCATCCCCGCCGGGGTCCTGCACTTGGTCCACTACGCGCAGCTGTTTGCGGACGGAACGCAAAGCGTGTACATATACTTTAACGTGGCCGTGTGCTTGTGCTGCCTCCACGCCTGTCTGGACCCCTTCCTCTTCGTCTTCATGTCCAGGTCTTCAGGCAACAGGCTTCACCTCACCACATCCAAGGGCAAGAGCCTGAGCGTTTCCATCTGA